Genomic segment of Octadecabacter arcticus 238:
CGAGACGATGGATCGAGGGGGCATCACCCGGTCGATCATTTCTCTAACCGGGCCGGGTACACAGGGCGAGGCTGTGGAAAAGGCAGTCAGTGCGGCACAAGGCGCTAATGATTTTCTGGCAGAGAAAATTTCTAAAAAACCTGATCGCCTTGGCGGTCTTGCGACATTGCCGATGCATGATCCCGATGCCGCCGCGCGCGAATTGAACCGCGCGGTGAATGATCTAGGCCTGCAAGGCTGTCTGGTTAACACGCACACCCACGGCGCGTATTACGAAGGTACTGATTACGACCCGTTCTGGGCCGAGGTCGAAAAGCTGGGCGTGCCATTCTACCTGCACCCGTCAAACGCCTATGTCACGCCGCATGTTCTTGGCGGGATGCCGGTGTTGCAGGGCGCAACATGGGGGTGGGGTGTCGAAACCGGTTCGCACGCCTTGCGTATCTTGTTCGGTGGCGTTTTTGACCGTTTTCCCGACGTCAAACTTGTCCTTGGCCACATGGGGGAAGCGCTGCCGTTTTTGCGCTGGCGTTACGACAGCCGCTTCGGGGCCTATCCGATGGGCGTGTCGCTGGATCGCGCCCCTTCGGCCTATTTCGGGTCCAACATTCTGATCACGACATCCGGTGTGTGTTCGCATCCGTCCCTGATCGGGGCGATCGGTGAAATGGGTGCGGACGCGGTGATGTTTTCCGTCGACTACCCCTATGAAGACACCGATCTTGCGGTGGAATTTATTGAAACTGCGCCGCTGGAAGATGCGACGCGGGTGAAAATCTGCCACGATAACGCAGCCCGCCTTTTCGGGATGCCGACGTTGGCCGCGAAAGAAGGGGCGTAACATGGACTGGTTTAAAACACTTGAAACTGCGAGTGTTCTGGAACAGGGCGCGGTCGCCACAGAAGTTGACGGATTGCGAATTGCGCTGTGGGCGATTGAAGGCGACATTTTTGCAACCGGCAACATCTGCACCCATGCGTTTGCCTATCTGACAGACGGTCACGTTGAAAACGGCTGTATCGAATGCCCGCTGCATCAGGGATTGTTCGATATCCGGTCCGGCAAAGCGCTGAGCGCTCCTGTCACCAAAGACATCGCCACCTATGCCGTGAAACAGGAAGACGGATTCGTCTGGGTCGATGTCAACACCGCTAGGCAGCGGCCGGATGACGCGGTGAAGCCGACCAGTGTGATCGGAACAGATGTTCGCACCTTGGTGGTGATTGGGGCAGGGCAGGCTGGTGCCGAAACGGCGATTTCCGTGCGCAAGCATGGTTTTGGCGGGCGCATCGTGATTATCGGTGCCGAAACGCACATGCCCTACGAACGCCCGCCGCTGTCCAAGGATTTGTTGACTGGTGCCACGGGGATCGAAGATGCCTACGTCTTTGCGCCCGGTCAGGCAGAGGATTTACAGGTCGAACTGATGCTTGGTGTCAGCGTCTCTGCGATCCGGACGAATGATACGACAGTTGACCTGTCTGATGGACAAAGTGTGTCTTACGATATTCTAGTCCTTGCGACCGGCGCGCGCGCGCGTGAATTGACAGTCAGCGGGTCCGACACCACAAAGATACATTATCTGCGTTGTCTGGCCGACGCCGAACACCTTGGAGCGGCGTTAAAAACTGCCAAAAGTGTTGCGATTATTGGTGGCGGTTTCATCGGGCTTGAACTCGCATCTGCTGCACGAAAGCTGGGAGCAAACGTCACTGTGATTGAATCACAACCGCGCCTGATGACACGCCTGTTGCCTGCAGAACCCGCCGATTATTTGGCCGGGATCGCCCGCGAACATGGTGTGTCCATCGAACTGGACGCGCGCATCACCCATGTCAGCGACAAAGGTGTCGGGCTCGGCGATGGCTGCGTGATCGACGCCGACGTGATCATTGCAGGAATTGGCGCAATTCCGAATGATGACATCGCATCTGCAGTTGGCATTCGAACCGATGACCAAGGCGGAATTCTGGTCGATCAGGTGAACCGCACAAACTTGCCCGGCATCTATGCCGTGGGCGATGTCGCAGTGCGTAAGGAGCGGCCAAATGGCCCGTCCCAACGGATGGAAAGCTGGCAGAACGCGCGGTTAAGCGCGGAACGTGCGGCCCGCCATATCACCAAACACGGACCCGCCGTAGAGGATGGCCCCTGGTTCTGGTCCGATCTGTTCGGGGCCACGATCCAGATTTTCGGTAAGACCGACGCCGACATGCCGGTGGTCCGCCGCGACGGTGAAACCGCACCGGTCTTTTTGGGGCAGGACGCCATTGGTCGTGTCAAATGCGTCATAGATTTTGGCGATGCATCTGCACTGCGTGCGGCAAAGGCACTAATGGCCAATGGACAGGCTCTGGCGACCGATGGGTCGGATCTGGGCGACAACGAGGAGGATGACATGAAACAACAACCATTCGAAAGCCGGTTCATCTGGCCAGCCGAGGGTCTGATCCGCGTGCCCGACTGGGTCTATACCAATCAAGAAGTCTATGAACGCGAAGTCGAACGCATTTTTCATGGATCGACGTGGAATTACGTCGCACTTGACTGCGAAGTGCCCAACACGGGCGATTTTGTGCGCTCCTACGTTGGTCCCACACCCGTCGTGGTGTCGCGCGACGAAGACGGCGAAGTCCACGTTTTTGAGAACCGCTGTTCACACCGCGCGGCTGAATTTTGTCGCGAATTGCGCGGTAACAACACGGAATTTGTCTGCCCCTACCACGAATGGAGTTATGATCTGAAAGGCAATCTTGCCGGTGTTCCGTTTCGCCGTGGTGCCAACGGCGAAGGCGGCATGCCCGCGGATTTCGACGCTGCAGATCACGGGTTGCGCAAGTTGAATGTCGCACAGCGCGGAGGTGTTATTTTCGCATCCTACGCCGACGATATGGAGAGCTTTGAGGACTACATGGGC
This window contains:
- a CDS encoding amidohydrolase family protein — encoded protein: MTPKITFEEHFMAPGFEKHSEAFLKLIPRDQAEILTRRLGDFDGERIETMDRGGITRSIISLTGPGTQGEAVEKAVSAAQGANDFLAEKISKKPDRLGGLATLPMHDPDAAARELNRAVNDLGLQGCLVNTHTHGAYYEGTDYDPFWAEVEKLGVPFYLHPSNAYVTPHVLGGMPVLQGATWGWGVETGSHALRILFGGVFDRFPDVKLVLGHMGEALPFLRWRYDSRFGAYPMGVSLDRAPSAYFGSNILITTSGVCSHPSLIGAIGEMGADAVMFSVDYPYEDTDLAVEFIETAPLEDATRVKICHDNAARLFGMPTLAAKEGA
- a CDS encoding FAD-dependent oxidoreductase, encoding MDWFKTLETASVLEQGAVATEVDGLRIALWAIEGDIFATGNICTHAFAYLTDGHVENGCIECPLHQGLFDIRSGKALSAPVTKDIATYAVKQEDGFVWVDVNTARQRPDDAVKPTSVIGTDVRTLVVIGAGQAGAETAISVRKHGFGGRIVIIGAETHMPYERPPLSKDLLTGATGIEDAYVFAPGQAEDLQVELMLGVSVSAIRTNDTTVDLSDGQSVSYDILVLATGARARELTVSGSDTTKIHYLRCLADAEHLGAALKTAKSVAIIGGGFIGLELASAARKLGANVTVIESQPRLMTRLLPAEPADYLAGIAREHGVSIELDARITHVSDKGVGLGDGCVIDADVIIAGIGAIPNDDIASAVGIRTDDQGGILVDQVNRTNLPGIYAVGDVAVRKERPNGPSQRMESWQNARLSAERAARHITKHGPAVEDGPWFWSDLFGATIQIFGKTDADMPVVRRDGETAPVFLGQDAIGRVKCVIDFGDASALRAAKALMANGQALATDGSDLGDNEEDDMKQQPFESRFIWPAEGLIRVPDWVYTNQEVYEREVERIFHGSTWNYVALDCEVPNTGDFVRSYVGPTPVVVSRDEDGEVHVFENRCSHRAAEFCRELRGNNTEFVCPYHEWSYDLKGNLAGVPFRRGANGEGGMPADFDAADHGLRKLNVAQRGGVIFASYADDMESFEDYMGEAMLEDYDAVFSGRKLKLFGHYRHTIMGNWKLYPENLKDPYHATLLHTFLVTFGLLVAGNKSAMICDPKGRHSTMASAKSDNAVSDENKKEMRGYRDGMTLADPRLMDYVAEFDSPWSVTMQVVWPNLIVQREMNTLGVRQLVPSGPNEFTMIWTMFGYEDDDEEMTRHRLRQGNLMGPAGFLGLEDNEAIKFVQDGMLNSSKPANHMVQLDPDVPAGTSETLISEAAIRALYQHWREEMGV